One Athene noctua chromosome 30, bAthNoc1.hap1.1, whole genome shotgun sequence genomic region harbors:
- the BIN2 gene encoding bridging integrator 2 encodes MAEGKSGGAGLFAKQVQKRFSRAQEKVLQKLGKTVETKDEQFEQSAYNFHLQQNEGNKLYKDLKAFLGAVKVMHESSRKVAETLQEIYSTDWDGHEELRAIAASNDLLWDDYEAKLADQALRLMENYLAQFGDFKERIAKRGRKLVDYDSARHHLEALQSAKKKDEAKIAKAEEEFNKAQAVFEDLNRDLREELPVLYGSRIACYVTIFQNISNLRDVFYKEMSKLNRDLYEVMSKLDKQHSSKVFIVKGVSSNRRSLVISSPVSPPAMFPCPGKAPDWQPVAEAEATAGPPDIGSGATDTTSNGELGATVPGPPPASPASGGSLSETASVSSEEAPELSPGPEAPSREQGTAAADAEPGTDFPGLTDGQCREPAGVASGAQAEAEGIATSLASLILAEAIAQAASTAPPEPEKAAAGLEESKAPATAGIPRQPDSADPNGEGRACPREPPAPPGPTAEAPACPSPGGGWELSRLSGAAGEHSSSEESVEVVDVQPKVAKTQVGLDLALDVASSGCTKGGGSPSSSPAEERGCCGTQEDTSQDASQDPPPAATPPQDPTETLTSL; translated from the exons ATGGCAGAGGGCAAGAGCGGGGGAGCCGGGCTTTTCGCGAAGCAGGTCCAGAAACGGTTCAGCCGGGCGCAGGAGAAG GTTTTGCAGAAATTGGGCAAAACGGTGGAAACCAAAGATGAGCAGTTCGAGCAAAGCGCCTACAACTTCCACCTGCAGCAG AATGAAGGCAATAAACTCTACAAAGACCTCAAGGCTTTCCTCGGCGCCGTGAAAG TGATGCACGAGAGCTCCCGGAAAGTGGCCGAAACGCTGCAGGAGATTTACAGCACCGACTGGGACGGTCACGAGGAGCTGAGAGCCATCGCAGCT AGCAATGACCTCCTGTGGGACGACTACGAGGCGAAGTTGGCTGACCAAGCCCTGCGGTTGATGGAGAACTACCTGGCTCAGTTCGGTGACTTTAAG GAGCGCATTGCCAAGAGGGGCCGTAAGCTGGTGGACTACGACAGCGCCCGGCATCACCTGGAAGCTCTGCAAAGCGCCAAGAAAAAGGACGAGGCGAAAATTGCCAAG GCTGAGGAAGAGTTTAATAAAGCCCAAGCGGTGTTTGAAGATCTGAATAGGGACCTTCGGGAGGAGCTGCCGGTTCTGTATGGCAG CCGCATCGCCTGTTACGTGACCATCTTCCAGAACATCTCCAACCTCCGCGACGTCTTCTACAAGGAGATGAGCAAG CTCAACCGCGACCTCTACGAGGTGATGAGCAAACTGGACAAGCAGCACTCCAGCAAAGTCTTCATCGTTAAGGGCGTCTCCAG CAACCGGCGCTCCCTGGTCATCTCCTCGCCCGTGAGCCCCCCGGCCATGTTCCCCTGCCCGGGGAAGGCACCAGACTGGCAGCCTGTGGCGGAAGCGGAGGCGACAGCTGGGCCCCCCGACATTGGCAGCGGGGCCACCGACACCACCTCCAACGGGGAACTGGGTGCCACTGTCCCCGGCCCGCCACCGGCTTCGCCCGCCAGCGGTGGGTCCCTGTCGGAGACAGCGTCGGTGTCCAGTGAGGAGGCCCCAGAGCTCAGCCCCGGCCCCGAGGCTCCGTCCCGTGAGCAGGGGACAGCGGCGGCAGACGCGGAGCCGGGCACCGACTTCCCCGGGCTCACCGACGGCCAGTGCCGGGAGCCGGCGGGGGTGGCCAGTGGGGCGCAGGCGGAGGCCGAGGGCATCGCCACCTCCCTGGCATCGCTGATATTAGCCGAGGCCATTGCCCAGGCCGCCAGCACCGCACCACCAGAGCCGGAaaaagctgcagcggggctggaggagAGCAAGGCCCCGGCCACCGCGGGGATCCCCCGTCAGCCGGACAGCGCTGACCCCAACGGCGAGGGCCGGGCGTGTCCCAGGGAGCcaccggctccccccggccccacagcTGAGGCACCGGCGTGTCCGTCCCCGGGCGGCGGGTGGGAGCTGAGCCGGCTCAGCGGGGCCGCAGGCGAGCACAGCAGCTCCGAGGAGAGCGTGGAGGTGGTGGATGTCCAGCCAAAGGTGGCCAAAACTCAG GTGGGGCTGGATCTGGCCCTCGACGTGGCGTCAAGCGGCTGCACCAAGGGCGGCGGttccccctccagctccccagccGAG GAGCGAGGTTGTTGCGGGACGCAGGAGGACACGAGCCAGGATGCGAGTCAGGACCCCCCACCAGCAGcaacccccccccaggaccccaccGAGACTCTCACCTCCCTGTGA
- the SMAGP gene encoding small cell adhesion glycoprotein: protein MEGDQPPLTAGELTTPFLKKAHTPPLHEDANTVVIAVVITLVFLTLLTVLVVIIIYLYRNKGSYLTYEQPAAETDVSVQMEDAPSKEKEEYFI from the exons ATGGAAGGAGATCAGCCCCCTCTGACTGCAG GAGAGCTGACAACCCCCTTCCTGAAGAAGGCTCACACCCCACCGCTCCACGAGGACGCCAACACCGTGGTCATCGCAG TTGTCATCACCCTGGTGTTCCTCACGCTGCTGACGGTGCTGGTGGTGATCATCATCTACCTGTACAGAAACAAGGGCAGCTACCTCACCTACGAGCAGCCGGCGGCAGAGACCGACGTGTCGGTGCAGATGGAGGATGCTCCAtccaaggaaaaagaagagtatTTTATCTAA
- the DAZAP2 gene encoding DAZ-associated protein 2: MNGKGQYPTPPSYPVQAPANPPVYPQTVPLPQPPPYTDAPPAYSELYRPSFVPLGAATVPTMSAAYPGASVFLPMAQSVAVGPLGSSVPMAYYPVGPVYPPGSTVLVEGGFDAGARFGAGGTASIPPPPPGCPPNAAQLAIMQGANVLVTQRKGNFFLGGSDGGYTIW; encoded by the exons atgaaCGGCAAAG GCCAATACCCCACCCCGCCGTCCTACCCCGTGCAGGCCCCCGCCAACCCCCCCGTGTACCCACAGACTGTGCccctcccgcagccgccgcccTACACCGATGCACCTCCTGCTTATTCCGAG CTTTACCGTCCCAGCTTCGTGCCTCTGGGAGCTGCCACCGTACCTACGATGTCTGCAGCGTATCCGGGCGCTTCCGTCTTCCTGCCCATGGCCCAGTCTGTGGCTGTGGGGCCTCTCGGCTCGTCGGTCCCGATGGCCTATTACCCCGTGGGACCGGTTTATCCTCCGGGCTCCACAGTCCTCGTTGAAGGTGGCTTTGATGCTGGAGCAAGGTTTGGGGCTGGTGGAACAGCCAGCATCCCT CCCCCCCCTCCAGGCTGCCCCCCCAACGCCGCCCAGCTGGCCATCATGCAGGGAGCCAACGTCTTGGTGACGCAACGGAAGGGAAACTTCTTCCTGGGAGGCTCAGACGGTGGCTACACTATCTggtga